A single genomic interval of Flavobacteriales bacterium harbors:
- a CDS encoding O-methyltransferase produces the protein MEFLDEAIETFVEKHTKPESDVLADLNRETYAKVLMPRMLSGHIQGKALETFSHMIRPRRILEIGTYTGYSAICLASGMTDDGLLHTIDINEELQPMVNQYIARAGMEKKIKMHIGPALEVISWLDEVFDLVFIDADKENYSEYFDAVFDKVRPGGFIIADNVLWSGKVLDDVKDQDEETKALSAYNEKIMKDDRVDNVLLPIRDGLMVARKLS, from the coding sequence ATGGAATTTTTAGATGAAGCCATAGAAACATTTGTTGAAAAACACACCAAGCCGGAATCGGATGTGCTCGCCGATCTGAACCGGGAGACCTATGCGAAGGTGTTGATGCCCCGCATGCTGTCCGGGCATATTCAGGGAAAAGCGCTGGAGACGTTCAGTCACATGATACGCCCCAGACGAATTCTGGAGATCGGAACCTATACCGGTTATAGTGCAATTTGTCTTGCCTCCGGAATGACTGATGACGGCCTCCTTCATACCATAGATATCAACGAAGAACTGCAACCCATGGTGAATCAATATATCGCCAGAGCCGGCATGGAGAAGAAAATCAAAATGCACATCGGGCCGGCACTGGAAGTTATCTCCTGGCTGGATGAGGTATTCGACCTGGTTTTTATCGATGCCGACAAAGAAAATTATTCCGAATACTTCGATGCGGTTTTTGACAAGGTACGTCCCGGCGGTTTTATCATCGCCGATAATGTGCTGTGGAGTGGCAAAGTGTTGGACGATGTGAAGGATCAGGACGAAGAAACAAAGGCCCTGTCCGCTTACAATGAAAAGATCATGAAGGACGATCGGGTGGAC